GTTCAATTAGTTATGACAATTATTACATCAGATAATCTAGATTTGTGTTTCCAGCAgtataacctttaaaaaaaagtGAGACCACCTCAAATGAATATTTCCCTTAAAAAGAAAATGTTCAATATAATCCATTTGTTGTTGTCTAGGATAGTACCTACTGTAACATATTTTTGTTGGCTAACAATTTCTCTGCTTTTCAAAAGCTGCATGCTTGTACTAACTTTTATTCCAAAATTTTGAAGCTTCCACCCAGAACCATTCAAGTACGGGATTCCATGGTTAAAGTTGAGCCAGATTTGAATCTATCAAATATCTGCACTAGGAATTCCTTGGAAGTAGTTACTACAAGGTACTTGCCGTTGTTTAATTCTTCTAATATCtgtttaatatatttgtatatcaTCCGTTTAGTTTTTTCCCTTCCAAATCCTTGAATAATAAGTACCCAATTGAATATGTTCTGAGTTCAAAATATGTGAGCTGAGTTGGGTTTTGCATAACATTCTCAGTACTTGAATGAATCTTcaaggggaaaaaaaaaagataaataaggAAAAGGATTGAATTTCTCATTTATGTTAATCTTTATGCATGTCTGTTTAAATGTAGCATTGTTGTTCTGATAGGATATCTATCCAATACCGGTTTCTTCTTTTACTCTCTGTCACAACATGTTGAGGCCGGTCCTAAGCATTTACTGGAATTgtcatttttattctttattcttgaGGTGAATGCTTCATTGAAGTATGAACTGTAGCTGGCAAAAGTTGAAGCTCGGCAGCTCTTGCTTCTTTAGTAATCGCAATTAAGAACATGTCCCAATGTGTGCAAAATCAGGAGTGTGTTCCCATTCCCAGATGTTGGATCACTCCGGTGCTTGTGTGCAACCTAATTTGTGGGCATAAAGCCACTCTTTTGAAGCCAATGACTTCACATGACCTTTTTAAGTTTCTTAACATCCCTAGAACTTACCAGAAGATCATGAGATTGTGCTTTAGAAGTTCAGAGCATGAATGCAGAAAAATTTGCTGCTCAAGTCAGTCTTTCAGCCTAAATTGCTCATTCTCTGTTATAAGACAATCTGCAACTGAAGATgcaatatttcttttatttctggcttgattttgatgaatttggctTTGATGAGATTATGCCCTGTGAGCTGTAAATGATCCTTGCTGCAGTTTTGGGTGATATGATTTTTGTCATCTCCTGCAGTAACCAACCAAAGAGAACTAGTCTTTCAAAGAATTTGATTATGCTCCTTAGCTATGGAGGTGTCCCAGACAATTTTTTTATGGACCTATTGAAGAATGCTTTAGAAGAGTCACAGGGTGCTTTCTCCAACAAGCGAACAGCTCTCAGAGGTAGTTTTCTTAACTTCTTTGTCACCATAACTTGTAGCATTTACAAATTTGTCCTCTctccaatttttgttttgaaGATCATACTAACTTAATGTGAATGTATTATACTGTTGTAGAGAAAAAAATTCTACTCGAATGTTTTAGTTGTTCTTTGCTTTTGTTGGCTTTGCACAATATCCTGGTATTTATCTACATGTCACCAATAGTCTTGTCTAATTGATGCTCCTTTGCTTATCTGCTGCTTCTCGCTGGTGTGATCAATTTTAATCAATATTCTTAATTATCACATGCAGTTGCTCTTAACCGTGGTGGCTTGGATGAGCTTTTGGCTGCAAAAATGATTTTATCAGGGATTCCTCTTGATGAATCATATTTACAATATCGGATGTCTATAATGTTGAATGAGGATAGGAAGGGTCTCCTCAGTGGAAAACTCCCTATAACCGACTCTTATCATCTAATGGGTACTGTAGATCCATCTGGAGTCTTAGAAAGTGACGAAGTCAGCATCATCTTGTAAGTAGGGTTTTTCTGTCGTTCGTCTCATTTTTGTTTGTGATGgctacataaaaaaataattaataatctcCAACGTGTCATCGAGTATATTCTCTTCAGTAGAAAACAAAAAGATTAATCCCTTGGAGCATCACAATTTTTAAAGGGCTTTTCATTTAGTGGGTACTATGGTCGTGTGTTAAGACACCTGACAACTCTGTTTATACTTGCAACAACATGAATCTCTCTAATCCAATAGAACTTATGGGTCTTTGATGATATGTGTAGGGATAATGGGCAGATTTCTGGAAAAGTGCTTGTGTACCGCCATCCTGGTGTACATTTTGGAGATATTCATATTCTCACTGCTAGATATGTTAAAGAATTGGATGAATATGTAGGTCATGCCAAGTATGCCATATTCTTTCCTTCCAATGGCCCACGCTGTTTGGCTGATGAGATGGCTGGAGGTGATTTTGATGGTGATATGTTCTTCGTATCAAAAAATCCACAGGTTGGTTTCATTTTGAAATAGTATCTGGTCAAAGAGTTTATTTACCTCTTTCTTACATTTTTTTTCAGTCATTGCTATCATCATTTAATAGTACTCAAACAGTTTACTATGATTTTTCCGTCTTCATTCCAATTGGATGAACTTATTAATTTCAGTATCCGATAAAAGGTGACATTTAATTTTCTCGTTAGTTCTTACATATGAGAATTCCTTTACATTCCTACATGGTTGGTGGTAACTGTTGTCAATTGCATTTCCTTTGGTCTAGATTTCAACGACATTCTTAGATATCAAGCATGAAAACGATGGGATTATTTTTTGTCCTACTTATTCAATTTTAAGCATTTACAAAACacaaatcaaaagaaatttaactGTTGTGTTGGGATAGTTCTGGTGCTTCAACCTCTGCATTTTCCCTGTCTGTTGGGTAATTTTTTCACCCTATTGTTTTGGCCACTGAATTCTAAAACATGAAGTTCGACTTACCCTTCAAAAAGGACTATGGTTTTATAGATACAGATACAACTGTGAACTACATAGAGTAAATTTTCGGTTTTAAACATATTTTGCTTTACTTTAATGTTTTCTGAGACGAGGGATACCGGTTTTTATACTTTCTTCAGTTATTGGATTACTTCAAAGTCAGTGAGCCCTGGACAGAAAATTGTACTACTCCTGAAGGTCCCAGTCGGCGGCCCAGTGAATTTTCAGATGAGGAGTTGGAGAGTGAGCTCtttgaatcattcttgaaaactaGGTTCCAGCCAAGGTAATCACTTGACTTTATACCTTAATATAATTTAGTCTCAGATTAATTTCTGATATTATGGTGCTTTTTGGCTTTTTTTCAGTTATGCTATGGGTATGGCAGCAGATAATTGGTCTGCTATAATGGACCGCTTTCTTACTGTTGAAGATAGTAACTCATCTGAGAAAACTCTTATGAAAGAAAACCTGAAAAAGCTGATTGATTTATACTATGAAGCTTTGGATGCACCAAAGACGGGAAAGAAGGTTAGTAAGTTACttttgacaaagaaatcgatATAACTGATATTTGTAGTACAGTTAAATGTGATACTTTAAGTGAAGCCAATCAATAGTGAGCAATTGATTTGAAGAATGATCTCTAACCTTTGACAGACTCGAACTTGAAATAAGTTGAACATGAAATGTTTGAAACCATAATGATCGGACTGAAAGCCGGAGCCTCAAATCTGAATAGCTCAAACCCTAAATAGCTCCGAAATGACTCGAAATAGAAAGTGAGCCTTTCTGAGAGATTGATGCTTATCTTAGAAACCTGTATAACCTTTCCCTACTTCCGAATAGGTCATTGTTCCGGAAGAGTTGAGAGTAGCTGTATTTCCTCATTATATGGAATGGGAAAATTCATTTAAGTCGACTTCGATACTGGGGAAGATTTATGATCATGTCAAAGCATATCAAGAAGAAGTATCAAGGAAAGGTAAAGCATGTTCTTAGAGTTTTTATGTTATGTGCTTATTATGGAATAAGTGAAAGTGGGATAACATTTTTAAACCTTAATCCTATTCAGAAGTTCAAAAGCTCCCTTGTTTCAACGTTGAGGTCTCTGAAGAATGCCGTTCTAAATGGACAGTACTTTACGAGCAATACAGGAAAGACATGACTTATGTCCTGAACAGCagtaacaaagaaaaaaatgatgcAGCTGCTAATGCACTTTATGACGTGTACAAAAAGGTGATTAGTAGACCTCTCATTTAGCTAGAAGAGTTGGATTAATCTTAGTAGATCAAtttgagtttttaaattttgggtcattttcttttctaatcATTTCAAGTTTGAGTCAGTTTCTGGTTTGTGTTGTTTCATGTTTGGGTCAATTCAAGCTCGGAACATTTGGTTGTGCTAGTTGGCTATCGGGTTGGGCTTATTATCCTTTGGCTTGACAATTAGTTCTCAAGTGATTTTGGATTCGATTTCACGGTTCAAGTTGTTGAGTTTTTACAGACAAATCGAGTTGAGTCTGACTTAGATTTGGGGTTAATCAAACTAGGTTTTCGGGTTCAAGTCGATCTTGGTagatcaatttggtttttttttttttaagtcattTCTTTTCCAAATCATTTCAAAATGAAGTAACTTTAGGTTTGGGTCAATTTTGGTCCAGCTCATTTCAGTTCAGGTCATTCAGTTACGTTGGTAGTTTTTGGATTGGTTGATTAGGTCATTTCGGGTTTTATCCAAGGTTTATGGAGTTGGATCAGTGGTCGAACTGATCATACCACCGGTTCTCGGTCTGAATGGTCTGGTCagttcaaagaaaaaaaatttaaaaactataaaaaccgGTTCAGCTACCGGTTTTTAGATCAGTTTAATTGGTCTGTGCCGGTTTACGAGTCAATTGATTTTTACTTCTCACTGAATTGATACCTGGGCTTGGTTCTTGGTTTGATCGGTCAGTCTGGTCTGGTTCAAACAAACATTGGTTTTATCATTTGATTTGCCACTTGATTCAAGGTCGTTTCAGGTTTGGGGTACTGACTTTTCTTGATGTTAACCTTTTTTGATCAAATCAAGTTAAATCCGAGCTTATATTTGAGTTATTCAGATTAAGTTTCCAAGTTCAGGTCATGATTAGTAGCTTTAGTCGATTCTTAGCTTCACAAATCTAATTGAATACATATATTGTTGCGGGATTAGGTAGCTCTAGTCGATTCTTAGCTTCACAAATCTAATTGAATACATATATTGTTGCGGGATTAGGTATTGTATGGAGGTGCAGAGTTGGTAGAGAGACAAAGACCAATGAACCAAATCAGTGAGGAAGCTCTTGCCATTTACAACATTTGCTATGAATATGCCATAAAAAAGGACGATGTTGGCAAATGTGGGTTCGCTTGGAAAGTTGCTGGCTCAGCCCTTTTGAATCTGCATGTCTTGGGGCTGGGTGAAAAGACACTCTCATGTGCTCCATCAGTGTTGAAAGAACTTTTCTCGTGAACTAATAATGTTGTATGTAATAATAATAGCTTTAAGTGTTTTGCAATTatgagcttaatttgaaatttaattgtgtatgtgtgtatgtatatatactaTGTAGTTTGTCTCCCTTATGGGTCTTCAATactttaaaaatcaatatattGTGTGTTTTTTCCCTAAAACACGgaatgtctttttcttttttctttttaatggtAAGAATCAATATGGAAGAAGATAGGCAGAGAAAGGTGGCAGTTCAATCTTAAAGGGCGAGGAGCCGTTGGGATAAAATGGTGGAAGAGAAGTAGACTTCGGGAGATGAGAGAAGAGGGAGCTGCTCAGTTTAGTGAGAGAGTGAAGATTGTTTCTTGCCCTACTGTTCAGGTGTGAAGACAAGTATATGGAATACTAGAGACATCACGTGTAAGCATAGTGTTAGCTGGGCGGTGATTCGACTCTGTAGATTAGGGGCGTGACATAGTAGGATGGTAATTAAAATGCTCTGGGCATCTCTAACGGAGGTAGCTTGTGGTGAAGATGTGCCCCAAAACATGATGTTCATGAGTGACAAATAGAAGTAATGTGAAGGTAGACGGATGGGAGTGTTGCAATCGTAGTATAacaattttaaatatcatattaaagGACAAGCTTAATACGTTTagtaaatataacaaataaaataggatatatgttaaaataaaggTGTTCACGGGCCTGGGTCGGATTAGGTTTGCTTCTAGCCtaagtataatattaatatattttatatttgtttaaactTGATTTGGTCtgaaatatgagtttaaaattttgtttaaattcacTCATCTTTATAAATAATTAACTCAAGTCCATTTGaatttactttatattatttaatatttaatattttaaaattttaaatatagtcaACTTTTAAATGTTTACgttattgaaatattatatattactgtacatttaatttttatgttttataatttacctaatatataaaaataacataacatataaataaacttaaaaaagggTATGGGGCTTTAATGTCTAAGCCATAGCTTAATcttgacccatattttaaataagtctaatttttttgtttaaatttatttttcaaatctaatatttttgtctaaaccctTAAATTTAACTTGACCCATGAATATATCTatattaaaataagataaaattatcaatatccatttattcatattgtttaaaatattaaatatttaataatttattctatatttatattatacttttaaaatgaaaaaaaaaccgaTGATAAAAGACAAGATATATACTTACAAAAACATCATATCTATCTACTTCCCTAGTCTTATCCGACAAATTCTTCCTAATTGAGTCACTAGCAACTAAATAAATGGGACGCGTACAAAAGAGGGGATTAATTTTGCTATTAAAATTCAAGAATCTGATACGGTAAATATGTTACCATAGAGTAATATCGAGTGAATTTGTTGTTTCACATATTAGtcattgaaaatttaattaataaattaattaaaattttaaaattcaaaaaatatagagACTTAGATTAACGTATAagactaataattgaatttaactaaataaatttaactactTTGGGCCAAGACTAAAATTGACTAGTTCGAAAAGTGCAGAGATTAagtttgatcaaattaaagtacatgaATTAAATCTACGATTTTCATTAAGTACATTGACAGATAGCATAATATTGTTGGATAATATaaacattacatatataataagaataattaatattaatgtaTAAGTGAAATATGTGTAGttactttaataattaatttttaattgacgATGAGCTAAATAGAAATTAATCTTAACGTGCAAAAGTTATATATCAGTGTTATGGTTATCAAATTACAGCCACGTAATTTTTCTAACATCCCATCTTTAGTGAAAATAATTACATTTTTCAATTTGAAAATCAAAACCTCAAGACTCAAAGACCTCAAGATATCAATAGAGGTATAGTTTtgcatctaattttttttattaataattttacatgataaatcttaattttatattttaaattaaaaacttttcactttaacaaatttaaccaaaaataaaatcgaTATCTCAactttgaatttatttaaaacttaatatATGTATGAGATACTGAAAAATGTCGAAATTGTATTGTTATTGAATAAAGGAGTATATTCTAATGAATGATGCCATAAACATTCATGGGACCTCAATGACCAAAGTGCTGTAAATGATAAAGAAACATAAAAAAGCTAAGCCTTTCTTTTATTGACAAATGACAAAACTCCGCCACCCACCACCACCACTTGGCTACCACGTTTGGCCTAAATCTGTCACCTAGCCGCCTCTCCCCActgttttcatataatttttaatattcgaAACCTTCCAAAATAGGACAACACAGGTTATTTGTTAAAGTATTAATAGAGCTCGCAGCTCAGACGGTGCCTCAACTTTCCAACAAagacttttttttttagaaatatacaTTTAACCCCTAAACTTAGTAGTTTCTTTCACTTACATTAATCTTGAAAATTCATCCTCTTTAGAATATCATGATATTATGTCATATCATcacttgaaattttttattaattttatataaaattttcatatgatgatgtaacataattttaaatataacattatttttattttaacggaatttaaatttaaagattaaattgaaaaacacTAAATTTAGAGACTAAATATTACTTTATGTTTTTTCTTAATACCCATTTCGTTTAAAAATATAAAGTCAAAAAATCATCTATTGTTATTCgtataatttttcttaaaacaaataaatcaataaatcacTCTTGTttgttctttcaatttcttttaa
The Gossypium hirsutum isolate 1008001.06 chromosome A07, Gossypium_hirsutum_v2.1, whole genome shotgun sequence genome window above contains:
- the LOC107940156 gene encoding probable RNA-dependent RNA polymerase 5 isoform X4, with the translated sequence MDEFEKEIWDSLGQRYARADRVKLLEWEGKTTEYHCHVQENGTYRFKGPYFERTRRHLQRVLGDDNVLSVKFETEGKSPLDSGYVGFKKVAKEGILVGLRRYRFFVFKDGGKEAKKKDRSTSPVKCFFVRFESNAAIDDGKEYVLSGKTVQEARSVFMHVHTLPSMAKYMARFSLILSKTMKLEDDLSNLNFMVEGDIPCKDKDKKPVYKDGKLCIHSDGTGYISEDLALKCPKDVFKGSIMNGASVEIGPIGALLGESPDTMQADSYRRVPPLLIQIRFFYKGYAVKGTLLVNKKLPPRTIQVRDSMVKVEPDLNLSNICTRNSLEVVTTSNQPKRTSLSKNLIMLLSYGGVPDNFFMDLLKNALEESQGAFSNKRTALRVALNRGGLDELLAAKMILSGIPLDESYLQYRMSIMLNEDRKGLLSGKLPITDSYHLMGTVDPSGVLESDEVSIILDNGQISGKVLVYRHPGVHFGDIHILTARYVKELDEYVGHAKYAIFFPSNGPRCLADEMAGGDFDGDMFFVSKNPQLLDYFKVSEPWTENCTTPEGPSRRPSEFSDEELESELFESFLKTRFQPSYAMGMAADNWSAIMDRFLTVEDSNSSEKTLMKENLKKLIDLYYEALDAPKTGKKVIVPEELRVAVFPHYMEWENSFKSTSILGKIYDHVKAYQEEVSRKEVQKLPCFNVEVSEECRSKWTVLYEQYRKDMTYVLNSSNKEKNDAAANALYDVYKKVLYGGAELVERQRPMNQISEEALAIYNICYEYAIKKDDVGKCGFAWKVAGSALLNLHVLGLGEKTLSCAPSVLKELFS